CGGCAGCCCCCTGTCCCCTCCACCTCCTTGGGGACACGCTCTTAGTCCCCGCAGTGACACTTTCCAGGGCTGGGACGAGAGCTGACCCCGCTTCTGCGGGAGCAAAAATTGTCCTTTGGGCTGGAATTTGCCCTTTGCAGCTCCTTGCCGGGAGCAGCCGGCCGCAAGCCGGGGGCTGTCCCCCCCTCCTTCGCTTTCTGCCCTGCATCCCGCGATGCCAGCGCATCGGTGTCACCCACCACCGGGTCCCCCCCTTCGCCGCCCACCGCAAGGCAAAAAGAGTCTTGCAGCTGCCACAGCAATTCGGCTGCGTGGGGGAAGGAATctggccccggggggggggggttatccCCCCCCAAGCTTTTTGGCTGCCTTCGCACGGGGTCTCTGAATGCCTGAGTGTGTGACACGCACAACAAGGCTCTTTATATCCCACGGGACTGACGGGAAACCCTGCTATGCCCCGGGGGCCCTGCGCCCCAAAAATTGGGGCTGGCGctccagggacaggcagggctgggtgggtgggggggtggggagagccccccccttcccttctgcccACTGCTCTGGGGGTGAAACTGGGAGTTTAATCATTTTTCCTTCGCTCAGACACCGTTCCCCACTTGCTGCTGCCGGCAGCTCGTGGGGAAGGGCTGCTGCTGCGtgcttatatttatttattaggaGAGCAGAacctatgggggggggggaggggggctggccCAAATGCCGCAAGCGTTGGTTTCTCCGCATTCGAGGTGACCGTGATGCTCGTGGGGATTCTCCGCTGGCTCGTAAGGGTTGTGCTCGCTCCGCAACCTGCCCGTCCGTGGGTTATCGCAGCAGTCCCACTCCCCGACGCAGCCTCGCTCGGGGCTGGCGCGGTCCCAAGGCTCGCAGGGCTGGCACGGCAGGCAGCCAGCGTGCCTATAGCGGGACGTATGGGTGTGGGGAAGGCGGGAGCACGTGCATGTTTTTTCCTGAGGAAACCAAGCTAAAATTGTTCTCAGGAGGGAAGCGGGGAAGTGCAGGTTTTCCTCTGGTGCTGATGGAATGGAGTGGGGCTTGCTGGTGtgaggggcaggatgggaccgAGGGGTTCCCGGGCTGCAGCACGCCAAACCGGTGCGTGGGTTACATGGCCTGGGATGCTCCTGGGCATGGGACGGGGTTGTCACCTCCCTGTGTGACAGTTCCAAGGGACACTCCTGCACCGATGCAGCTGAGAGGGGGTGGTCTGGCTGCGTCACGGACTCCCGTGGAGGATGCTGAGCATTTTCCCCACACGTTGCACAGGGGTTTGGCCACGCACGAGCAGCCCCTGCTCCTGTTCTTCCCCAGGAGTTGTGTGCAGGCCGACAGAGGGTTCTTTTGGGGTGCTTACGTGCACTGCTGTGTGTGGGGAGGTGGCTGTCACATCCCCGGTCCCCTTCCCTGTCTTGGTCCTCCGCTGGGATCCTGCCCCTCCGTGACGTCCGTCTGTCCTGCTCTCCCTTTGGCAGCTCAACACCTTCCAGGCGGTCATAGCCTACGACGATGAGGACACTTACGCCATCTTCCTCTACCCCGATGGTGGCCTCCAGTTCCTGGGGACACGGCCCAAAGAATCCTACAACGTCCAGCTGGAGCTGCCGGCCAGGGTGGGCTTCAGCCGGGGGGACGGCGACGATCCGAAGAGGGACGGGCTTTTCCACAGCCTggccagcagcgagcaggctttGAGGCACCTGGAGCGGTGCGTGGTACTAGGGGGGGCCGTacggggtgggcagggggagcagggTCACCTTCTCCCAGCCCCTGGAGCCTTTTAAAGGCTGGAAGAATGAGGGGAGCGAGTTGGGGGTGATGGGCTGCATCGGGGGGGCTCGGCCCTATGGGCACCGGAGCCGCATTTGGGGTCCTGGGAGGGGTGGCGTGGAGCGGGGTCGGTACTTTGGGGTGGGTTTCCCACCGTGGCTGTAATGGACGTACATGTGTGCTGCTGTCCTGCAGGGAGAGCAACGCGGGGGTACCCGGAGTGTGGGTCTTCCACGTGGGCAGCGTGGCCCCCCTGGATCACGTGGaaccggggggcggcggggaatCCGGCCCCGGTGTGCCGCAGAGCCCCGTGCATCACAGCCCCGGCACCGGCGACTACAACCGCGCGCTCTACAGCCGTGCCGACCACGCGTCCATGGAGCTGCAGGCGCAGCACGGCTCCGAGGCCACATCACCGCATCCCGACCACGGACGCCGAGCACCGGGTATCGTCCCCGAGGGGCTGCCCGCGTCCCCGGGGCAGGAACGGAGCCGCCGGCTGCATCCCGATGGAGACGGTGGTGCCCGGCAGAGCTACTCCGCCAACCCTTCTTCCTACAGCTCCGGGCATCACGGTGTCGGCGTGGAGGAAGACGTGCATTTTAACCCCGACGGTGAGTGGTCGCAGCCCCTCCGATGACCGAACGGGGCTGTCTCGTGGCGGGTGGCTCCCTAAAAAAGGCCTCTTTGCTGGAAGCTCATCTTTTCCCGAGCAGCTGGGGCTGGAACTAGCGTGGGCTGGCATCgctcctgcaaagctgctgcccTTCCAGCTCCTCTCTTCCCAGCTAAATCCTGCTGCCAAGGGGCTGCCGGAGCCATACGTCCCTGCCCGCTGGGTTTGTCGCCGCTCTGCCCCACGTTGCGAGGGAGGGAAGATCGAGGGGACGGTGTGGGACCAGGGCTGGTcctgctgccccccctccccatcactgAGCCGGCTGTGGAGCCACCGTGGCACCATGGGCCTGGGGGAGCAAAGCCCCATCCCCGGCCGGCTGTCTCCCAAAAATACGCAGGAACTCGATCTCTCGCCTTCTGTCAGATCTGCCTGAAATCAGGCAACAGGTTCAAACCCCTCAGCCTCCCCTACGCATCCCAGGCGGCTTTCTTGGGAACCGCCGCTGCCAGCTGGCCTGTCTCCCCACGATGTTTTTGGGGCCGAGGAGGCAAGGTGGTCACCCCCCAGCTCCGTGAGGGGTGGCTTTGTCACCGTGTCCCCAACCCTTTCCCCTATGGCCCCAGTGTTCACCTACAGCGCGGCCAGCCAGGAGACGTGTGCCCGGCACCACGGGCGCTGCTCCCCGCACGCCTTCTGCACCGACTACGCCACCGGCATCTGCTGCCACTGTCGGGCCACCTACTACGGCAACGGGCGGCAATGCCTGCCCGAAGGTACGCGGtttgggcggcgggggggggaggggggggacgggtACCCCCTGCCTGGGTGGCCGCTGCCAGGGGTGCCCGTCTCGCTGCCCAGGGGCCGTGCATCGCCTCAACGGGAAGGTGAGCGGGAGCCTGACGGTGGGAAGAGCATCCGTCCGCTTCCAGGACGTCGACCTGCACGCTTACATCGTGGGCAGCGACGGCCGAGCCTACACGGCCATCAGCGGGGTGCCCCAGCCCGCCGCCCgtgccctcctgcccctcctgcccgTCGGCGGGTTCTTCGCCTGGCTCTTCGCCCTGGAGGAGCCCGGCTCCGAGAACGGCTTCAGCATCACCGGTAAGCGGGGAGGTGGGATGTGCCACTGAGTCCCGTTGCTCCGAGGGACACGGCTCCTGctggggtggcactgggaggCGATGGGGGGTTCGGGGCATCCCCACGGCTCCTCCGATCACCCCGCCGGGTTCAGTTGGCTGTCACCTCCCTGCTGTGAGGCCTTGCGGGTGTGCTTTGGGGAGGTATTCCCTAAAAATCCTACAACCGAATGCCgcccattgccttttcctgcCCAGGCGCCGAATTCACCCAGAGCCTGGAGGTGACCTTCCACCCCGGAGAGGAGACGGTCCACATCACTCAGACGGCCGAGGGGCTGGGGCCGGACAATTACTTAAGCCTTAAGACACACATCCAGGGCCAGGTGCCATTTCTGCCGGAGAACGTCACTGTCCACATCACTCCCTACAAGGAGCTCTACCACTACTCCAGCTCGGGTAAGAGCCCGTTCTCAGCCCCCGGGGTTCGATTTCTCGCACCCCACCGCGGTTCCCAACATCCGAGAGACATCGACGCTGAAGCCGCTTCTCCCCCATCCCCGGTGGGGGAAATTTTCTCACCATCTGGCAGCCGTGACATCCTCCGCTCAGCGGGATTACGTCCTGGTGGCGGGGACCGCCAACCAGACCTTGTCCTACCGCCTGCGCCAGAACATCACCTTCGCCGGCTGCCCGTAcgcccgcctgcccgcccggCAGCGGCTGAGCGTGGCACGTGCCTTCGCCCTCTACGACGGCCAGGAACACGTCCTGCGCTACGCCCTGGCCGCTCGCATCGGCTTGGCACCGGGTAAGCTCCAGCACCCACACCGGGGTGCCCACCCCAGGGTGCCAGCCCTCGCCGGGGGATGCTGCTGTCTCCCACCCGCTCCCAAAGCTGCACATGCTCGCTTTGCCCAAAAACAGCCAAAAGAgaggtttggttgtttttgttttttttcctgagcagctTGAGCCGTAGCACttctgggatgggggggggactgCAGCGGGGGTCACACTAGGTGCCACGGGTCCCTGCGTGGGATGAGGGTGCTGCGGCGCAGCGGTGATGCCTACGTCAGATATAAGCGGGAACGGTTGTTCCCCGCTCCCTGTGTCTCCCAggtctttttcccccccccccaacaccctcctTTGCCTGCAGACAATGCTGAGAATCCCTCGGTGAACCCGTGCCACGACAACACGCACTCGTGCGAGGCCACGGCGCGCTGCCAGCCCGGCGCGGGGATGGAGTACACGTGCGAGTGCGCGGCCGGGTACCGCACGGACGGACGGGGCTGCCGAGGTGAGTGGGGGCTGCGGGTGGGTGcgagggggtggtggtgaggggggCTGGTGCACCCCATCCATCCCCTATGGGGCACCATGGTGGCCGCTGCTGTTTGGGGTGCTGGGACGTGCCACAGCATCGCAGCACCCACGGTCTCAAGAGGTCCTGGAGCTGCACCAAGAATATGGGTGAATCatggggggaaactgaggcagggtgctgggggcacccGGGGAAGCGCTCCAGGAGCGATTGCGGGGATGGAGGAAGCGGTAGCTGTGGGACAGGCAGCACGGGGCAGGTtatccccctccccaggccaggagCAGCCAGTTCCCAAAAATGGGGGTGTCCCACCACCGCCGGGGTGTCCGGCGTCTCTCCCTTCCTCTAGACATCGATGAGTGCGCGGGGGGCCTGAGCCAGTGCGGCCCCTTCACCGTCTGCCTGAACATACCGGGCAGCTACCGGTGCGAGTGCCGCAGCGGGTACCGGCCGGCGGAGGACGGGCAGGCGTGCGTGCGTAAGTGCCGGCCCTGCCGTTCGGGGTCCCCCTGCTCCTATGCCCCATGGGGCCACCCCCTCACCCGCCGTGTCCCCACAGCATTGGCACCGGCGAGCAACCCCTGCGAGGACGGGACTCATCCCTGCGCACCAGCGGACCGGGCACGCTGCCTGTCCCACGCCAGCGGCCACCCCACCTGCGAGTGCCTCCCCGGGTACACCGGCGACGGCATCGACTGCTCCGGTACGGGGGAGCGGGAGGGACCATGGGGTGACCGTACGGGGCAGCCGCCGGGGTTCTCCATCCCGGCTGATCCCCATCCTCCCCATTCACAGATGTGGATGAGTGTGCCGAAAACCCTTGCCACCCGGCCGCCGCCTGCTACAACACGCCAGGCTCCTTCTCCTGCCGGTGTCGGCCCGGCTACGAGGGCGATGGCTTCCAGTGTGCGCACGGTAAGGCTGCCCAATTCGCCGCCACGCCGGTTTTGCCTGGGGTGCCTTCCTCCATCCTCACTCTGCTGTTGCTTTGGCTCTCTCGACGGCGTCAGGGAGCACGCAGCGGCTGACGCCCTGCCAGCACGAGCGGCTGTACCCACGGGCATCGCCGCCGGGACCCTCGCCCGCGGGTGACGGGCACGTGCCCCAGTGCGACGAAGAGGGTCGGTACCGGCCCCTGCAATGCCACGGCAGCACCGGGTACTGCTGGTGCGTGGATGCCGAAGGGCAGGAGATCGCCGGCACTCGGACGGCTCCGGGCAGCACGCCGCCTCGCTGCGGGAGCCCAGGTTAGTGCCTGGGGgagcggtggcgggggggggtaCCATCCCCTCCCCATAGCACCCCAGTCCCATGGTGCCCCTCCGGCATGCTTAGCATGGAGGGGCACCCACCAAGGAGAGGGGGACCCGGGGCTCCAGCAAAGCCCCGAGTTCCCCAAGCTTGTCCATGGGGTCCATCACGGGGGGGGTGACTGTCCCCCTCCCCGTGCCAGAGCCCACAGAGCGGCCCCGCACCATGTGCGAGCGCTGGAGGCAGAGCTTGCTGGAGCACTACGGGGGCAGCCCCCGCAGCGACCAGTACGTGCCGCAGTGCGACGCGGGGGGAGACTTCACCCCGCTGCAGTGCCACGGGGATAGCGGGTACTGCTGGTGCGTGGACGAGAGCGGCAGGGAGATCCAGGGGACACGCTCGGAGCCCGGCAGCACCCCGCCATGTAAGACCTCAGCACCCCAAGCGTGACACCCCTCCCGTCTAGCACAGCACAGGCTCCTGGTGCTGCACCCCGCTCTTGCTCGGGTGCAGAGCCGAGGGGCTGATGCTCCCCGAGCCATCTCTCTCCCTGTCATCGTCTCCATCCCCGCCATTATGGCACCAGGTCTCCCCAGCGTCGCGCCGCCCAGCGTCCGGCCCTCGCCCCGGCCCGACGTGTCCCCACCGGCCATGGGGACCTTTCTGCTCTACGCTCAGGGACAGCAAATCGGCTACCTCCCCCTCAACGGCACGCGGTTGCAGAAGGAGGAGGCGAAGACCCTGCTCTCCCTCCATGTACAGTATCATGGGGGGAGTGTGAGACCACCGGAGGGAGGGAGTTAGGGATGGGCTGATGCTGCGACTCCGCGTTTCGCATCTCCCTGGACCGCTCTTGTCTGAGCCGCGGTGGTTTGAGGGGTCACCGCTTGAAGGTTGAGGGCTGCCTTGGCgctgaggtggaggaagaatgctctcacctcttcctccagCCGTATTCCCCCCCCGTAGAGGGGCAGGTCACGGACAAGGGGCTGCCTGCAAAGAGGAGCACGGGTGCTCGCAGAGCTCCCCTGGCCGTCGGTCACGGGCCCCGGGCTGCCAGCTGCACATCTCTACTGCAAActtgcctttttccttcctcgGACTCCTCTTGGAGCATGGCCATACACATCTCCAGCCAGGCCAGTCCGAGGGAGAGGAACACTAAAAGCTGGGCCGTGACCCTCCCTGCACCCTGGGGAACTGAAACACCTTGCCAAGAATTCCCTTTCCCCAGCCTGAAGGTCATTCCTCGGGCCGGCTTTGCTGTTGGAGCAGTCGCTCCTTGAGCCGAAGGGTTTTTTTACACCCATCTGGACGTGGGTGTGTGCCTGCGACAGCTGGCCTAAAAAAACCTCTGCTGCAGGGTTCagctgggggggtgtgtggtaGGAGCCCATCGGTGTTGGGGTTTGCCGGGGAAAAGGGATTTGAGCATCATTCCCCATTGTTGCACCTTGCAGAGTGCCCCGGGCAGCTCCCAGTGCCGGCTGGAGAGATGAGTGCTCACTGAGCCTCTCGGCCGTGGTCCAGGCAGGATTTCACTCCATGTCCCTCTCTCAACCCTGGCAGGGCTCCATCGTGGTGGGGATCGACTACGACTGCCGGGAGAAGACGATCTATTGGACTGATGTGGCCGGCCGGACCATAAGCCGGGCGAGTCTGGAGCCAGGCGCTGAGCCGGAGACCATTATCAGTTCAGGTGTGCTCCCATCACCGGTGACACCTGCCCAAAGCCACATCAGGGGGTCCAAGCCAAGTTCGCACCCGTTGCGGCGGCGGCTCTGGGGCTGTCCTGCTTTGGGGGGTCCTCCATCTGTGCTCACATCCCTTGGCTGTGGGTCAGGGGACCGTGACGGGTCCAGGAGCAGCGCGCCCCCAGCCGCCGACCACATCTGTCCCTCTGGCAGGGCTCATCAGCCCCGAGGGGCTGGCGGTGGACCACCTGCGCCGAGCCATGTTCTGGACCGACAGCGGCCTGGATAAGATTGAGAGAGCCCGGCTGGACGGCTCGGAGCGGCAGGTGCTCTTCGACACGGAGCTCGTCAACCCCCGGGCCATCGCGGTGGATCCCGTCCGAGGGTGAGCAGCAGCATTTCCAGAGGGATTTGCAGGCAGGGCTTTGCAAGGTGCAAGAGTCGGACACGCGCGGTGGTGCCAAGGCTGCATCCTGACCCTGGGAGCAGCTCTCCTACGTTGCACACCCCGTAGGAGGGATTGGCTCTgttccctacctcctcttttATTTAATAATTCAGGATTTGGCTAAACCTGCTGTTTCAGTATCAGGatgtacattatttttaaaagctttgaaacGCGCCTGGCGTTTGAAAACACAAGCTGTGCCTCTAGGGTGCTGTTGCGATACAAAATGTGCTACTCCTAAGACTCGCCCTCATCTAAGAGCTACAGTTTGGGTTGTAAACATGTTTGACATCatcctggttttcttttaaagattttttcaaTTCAAGTTAAGATTTATTTCAGACATTATTAAGGGAAAAACCAGGCCTCTCTCCTGACAAGAACCAGTAACAAAGAGAAAGCCTATCATCTCCTACCACTCCTTACTGTTGTCTGTCCTGTTTGTTCATTACACAATTATTTCCCAAGCAACCTTTATTGGACGGACTGGAATCGTGAAGCACCCAAAATCGAAACTTCCACTGTCAACGGAGCCAACAGGAGGGTCCTGGTGAATAAGGACATCGGCTTGCCCAACGGCCTGACGTTCGACCCCTTCTCCAAGCTGCTCTGTTGGGCAGACGCAGGTAACTTCACCGAGGAAGGACCAGACTACGACACACTAAGCCTCGAGGGGAAAACCAGCTCTATCTGTCTTTAGCCCATTGCTACCTGTGGGCTCCTCTGCCCCTTTCCACTGTCCTGCCCCAAAAGATTTGGTGTGACGGGGTCAAGGGGGCTCATGGCATTGAGTTGCTTCTACATGCTTAGGCTGAGAAGCCGTTTCAAAATTTGGTCAATACAAAGAATacgtttggtgggggtttttttgtgacctAGTAACTGTCTTGTGTTTGAAAAGGAACAAAGCACCTGGAGTGCATATTTCCTGACGGTGCAGGCCGGCGCATCATACAGAACAACCTCAACTACCCTTTCAGCATCATCAGTTATGCCAATCACTTCTACCACACAGACTGGAGACGGTAAGGAAAGAAAACCTGCTCCCTCCCGTGGCCAGGAATGCTGAGCTAGCAGTTCTAGGGCTCCGCTCCCCTCAGCGGCCAGGAGCCAGCCTCCCCTAGTCCCTGCCCCAGTTGTGCTAGAGAGTGGCTTGGAGGGGCTTTGAgccagagggaggaaaaagaaatgctgtccccagcctgctccccagtccCGAGTCCTGGCACCTCACCAGAGCCCTCTCTTGGGGCTCCTGCAGTGCCACGTTCAGCAACTCCCACTTGTAAATCTCAGCGCAGGACAGTTGTTTAGAAACAGCCCCAGCTTCCTGGGAGGGACAGAAAGAGTGgtggttttttgctgtttttttttttttcttgaaataaaacttGGCCCAAGTTTCTAAATCTAGATTAAGTCAAAGAAAAGATTCTGTCCTCAGTTGTTCCCTCTCCGCCACCCCCCCAAGGCCTTCGGCCTCAGGAACTCGCCTCCATTCCTACTCCAGCTGGAAGCTCTCAAAACTTCAATCAAATCTCAGCAGATTACAACAAACACTTAAGTGCTTGCCACACTTGGAGGAGACTCTCAGGGAGATAATCTCTCCTTGGAAGGCTGTCTCTGTGACTCTGCATCACCAAAGAGAAAGGCACTGAAGGAGCTGGGTATAGATCTTATGGGGCAAATTTCTTTCCACCTGTTCTGCAGGTGTTCAGATCAATCCTTTTAGCTGCCTCTGTTCTTAAATGCATgtaggtaggggaaaaaaacgcCAAGTTTCATAGATGAGTAAAGCACTTCTCCCCCTTTTATCACCAGGGACGGTGTGATAGCTATTGATAAAGAAACTGGCTCCTTTACTGATGAGTATCTTCCAGAGCAGCGATCACATCTCTATGGAATAACTGCAGTTTATCCTTACTGCCCTGGAGGTAAAACACACAACAAACCCAACCCCCTCTTGATTGTCTGACAGCTGttatgtgcttgacttgctaaaGCTATCCATTTCTTTCTGCAGCAAGGAAATAGTAACTGCTATTTCGAGAAACATCAATCTTTGCACCCAAAAGAACTTCAGACCCAGAAAACTGTCACTGCATACGACTAAGGGGGGAAAGCCCCCTTAACCAAGGCCAATGAAGCGACCTACTTTCCTGCAAAAGATGATCAAGTATTTTTGAAGTTATACCTCAAGTCTttactactgtattttttaaaaagtggaaaacatTGATATATGACAAAAAAGAATGGTCCTGTGAATCTTAGGCCATTACTCTAACTCTTGCCTATGCAAGCAAATTTAAAATGTAGCTTTCTTactcaaatgttttattttattggaagaatggattaatttttaatagttttgacAATCTGACCAACGGGTCCTTTTAATCCAAAAAATAAGCGCCTATGGGGAGCTTTGCATGCAGTATCTTGCTGGGTCTAAGTAATCTACAGCCCTGAAGACAGAGACACTGTGTGCTCCAAAAGTGTGCAGAACAGTTACGTGATATGGCAAAGGCATTGAAGTTTTTCCAGGAGAGAATTCTGTATTTTCACCACTGCCTCAATGCATGTCTTTTAGTATTTATATTAGAAGAATATGCTAGAATTGATCTGTTCATGCTTGTTGGTTCTTCTAAGTGCCTTCATAGACCTACCCAATGTAGACCAATACATGTTCAGAAATACCATTTATGTTGTAATGCTTCACTTTTTCTAGGTTACTTCAATAATTGAATAAAAATGGTTGTTTTAAGTTTCCCTTTGgatttagtttttaaatatttcagttgtaGGGTAGACTGTGGAGACGCAGCAAGCAAGCAAGGAGCAAGCTGTTCATATGGCAGGACCTCAGCAAAAGAGGAATCTGCAGAGCCTTTATGTAACACTCCCTTCTCAACACAAAGCCAAACACAATGAAAAAGTCGTACTTGCCAACTCAGAGCTAATCAGAACAATTTGTCTATTTTCCCCAActtcatttatttaaagaaaaatggtaaCTCATTAGAAGTCAGAATTCaatttcctgctttctttcaaaacagtaAAGTAATACCATTTCAAACTGCATGCCAGAGTTGTACAGGGTTGTACGTAGTTCCTAATTGTACTAAGTACACAAGAGACTAAAAGCCTTTATCTGTTCATCTCCCAACTTTCCCCAGTCTGTGGTCCGTCTTGGGATCAGCAATAATCGCCTGAACTGCTACAATTGCTTCATTAATTTTTGTTTGCAGCTCTCGGAGCTCCTCTATATGCAGCAGTCGGAGAATTTGGGCAGCTTCATTGAGAACAGCATCTGAGTGAGTTGCAGAAAGAGAAGTCGTATCAGTCATTTTCATCTGACAGGAAGGTCTTAAGAAAAGCCTAATCTAAGTTAATGCTCTGCGCTTCATTCATGCTTGTGGTTTTCATACTTGAAATAGGAAACAACCTTCCCTGCTGCTAGAGAGGGACAGGGTGCTCTGCAAAACCTCGCTCCGGCTTCCTGCAGCCCTCACAGTAATCCACAGCCAAGTCGGGTCAGTATG
This region of Accipiter gentilis chromosome 25, bAccGen1.1, whole genome shotgun sequence genomic DNA includes:
- the NID2 gene encoding nidogen-2, which codes for MRGVATVTVLVTVLAVGSALPRPALLPYGPTRGDARLRSGDDESSPGLPLRRTLHFYGRAARRLYVGTNGVISTQDFPRETQYVDDDFPTDFPVVAPFLADLDTSGDRGNIYYRQDNSPDVLDQAAGYIQAGFPRTAGSFVPTNAFVATWEDVGAYQELSQDTEPSKKLNTFQAVIAYDDEDTYAIFLYPDGGLQFLGTRPKESYNVQLELPARVGFSRGDGDDPKRDGLFHSLASSEQALRHLERESNAGVPGVWVFHVGSVAPLDHVEPGGGGESGPGVPQSPVHHSPGTGDYNRALYSRADHASMELQAQHGSEATSPHPDHGRRAPGIVPEGLPASPGQERSRRLHPDGDGGARQSYSANPSSYSSGHHGVGVEEDVHFNPDVFTYSAASQETCARHHGRCSPHAFCTDYATGICCHCRATYYGNGRQCLPEGAVHRLNGKVSGSLTVGRASVRFQDVDLHAYIVGSDGRAYTAISGVPQPAARALLPLLPVGGFFAWLFALEEPGSENGFSITGAEFTQSLEVTFHPGEETVHITQTAEGLGPDNYLSLKTHIQGQVPFLPENVTVHITPYKELYHYSSSAVTSSAQRDYVLVAGTANQTLSYRLRQNITFAGCPYARLPARQRLSVARAFALYDGQEHVLRYALAARIGLAPDNAENPSVNPCHDNTHSCEATARCQPGAGMEYTCECAAGYRTDGRGCRDIDECAGGLSQCGPFTVCLNIPGSYRCECRSGYRPAEDGQACVPLAPASNPCEDGTHPCAPADRARCLSHASGHPTCECLPGYTGDGIDCSDVDECAENPCHPAAACYNTPGSFSCRCRPGYEGDGFQCAHGSTQRLTPCQHERLYPRASPPGPSPAGDGHVPQCDEEGRYRPLQCHGSTGYCWCVDAEGQEIAGTRTAPGSTPPRCGSPEPTERPRTMCERWRQSLLEHYGGSPRSDQYVPQCDAGGDFTPLQCHGDSGYCWCVDESGREIQGTRSEPGSTPPCLPSVAPPSVRPSPRPDVSPPAMGTFLLYAQGQQIGYLPLNGTRLQKEEAKTLLSLHGSIVVGIDYDCREKTIYWTDVAGRTISRASLEPGAEPETIISSGLISPEGLAVDHLRRAMFWTDSGLDKIERARLDGSERQVLFDTELVNPRAIAVDPVRGNLYWTDWNREAPKIETSTVNGANRRVLVNKDIGLPNGLTFDPFSKLLCWADAGTKHLECIFPDGAGRRIIQNNLNYPFSIISYANHFYHTDWRRDGVIAIDKETGSFTDEYLPEQRSHLYGITAVYPYCPGARK